Proteins encoded in a region of the Mycobacterium branderi genome:
- a CDS encoding DUF2746 domain-containing protein produces MGEPTTLIGLAGLVVITVGGWGKAWIDSRNHARAVGGIRDQLVNGHDSNLREDLDEFRAEVRAGFDDVRRDMRGIRQDIGGVRGELRDEREARLDLERRIETAKRRHPEQM; encoded by the coding sequence ATGGGCGAGCCGACCACCCTGATCGGGCTGGCCGGGCTCGTCGTCATCACGGTCGGCGGCTGGGGAAAAGCATGGATCGACAGTCGCAACCATGCACGCGCAGTCGGCGGCATCCGCGACCAGCTCGTCAACGGTCACGACTCGAACCTGCGGGAAGATCTGGACGAGTTCCGGGCCGAGGTCCGCGCCGGTTTCGATGACGTGCGCCGCGATATGCGCGGCATCCGCCAGGACATCGGCGGTGTCCGCGGCGAGCTGCGTGACGAGCGCGAAGCACGGCTCGACCTCGAGCGGCGCATCGAAACGGCGAAACGCCGCCACCCCGAACAGATGTGA
- a CDS encoding PPE family protein: MDFAALPPEINSARMYAGPGPGSLIAAAQAWETLGAELEAAANGYRAAVTGLVSGAWLGPSSQDMAAAVQPYIAWMEATAQQTRQIGAQALAAVEAYEAAFAATVPPPVIAENRAQLAALVATNLLGQNTPAIMATEAQYAEMWAQDAAAMVQYQATSSAATSAITPFTPAPQTANPQPNQTTNGGVGSIISQIDGILNPNGVPILGLDSSTLLGQYLEQSVSGGYPINIAQLFGNFIAYTAMGAAVSSATTRPAVATPQPVSVSSATPFVSTQVTANMGGASTLGRFSSPSWTTQPWNLEGRAPNVSVATPAAQRYQAGIPVPPAVPVTSAGRSAQRRVREDPEYGHVSKVLPPRHPAGG; the protein is encoded by the coding sequence ATGGACTTCGCTGCGCTTCCACCTGAGATCAACTCGGCCCGCATGTACGCCGGCCCGGGCCCGGGCTCGCTAATCGCTGCGGCACAGGCGTGGGAGACGCTGGGTGCTGAGCTGGAAGCGGCGGCCAACGGTTACCGCGCCGCCGTCACCGGACTCGTCAGCGGCGCGTGGCTGGGCCCGTCGAGTCAGGACATGGCCGCAGCGGTACAGCCATATATCGCATGGATGGAAGCGACCGCGCAGCAGACGCGGCAGATCGGCGCACAGGCACTTGCCGCTGTGGAAGCCTACGAGGCGGCGTTCGCCGCGACCGTGCCGCCTCCCGTGATCGCCGAGAACCGTGCACAGCTCGCCGCACTGGTTGCGACCAACCTGCTCGGCCAGAACACCCCGGCGATCATGGCCACCGAGGCGCAGTACGCCGAAATGTGGGCGCAGGACGCCGCCGCGATGGTTCAGTACCAGGCGACGTCATCGGCTGCGACGTCGGCGATTACGCCGTTCACGCCCGCACCGCAAACCGCCAACCCGCAGCCCAACCAGACCACCAATGGCGGTGTCGGGTCGATCATCAGCCAGATCGACGGCATCCTCAACCCGAACGGCGTTCCGATCCTCGGGCTCGACAGCAGCACCCTCCTCGGCCAGTACCTCGAGCAGTCCGTGAGCGGCGGCTACCCGATCAACATCGCCCAGCTCTTCGGAAACTTCATCGCCTACACGGCGATGGGGGCGGCCGTCAGCTCCGCGACGACCAGGCCCGCTGTCGCGACACCGCAGCCTGTCAGCGTCAGCAGTGCGACACCGTTCGTGTCGACCCAAGTAACGGCCAACATGGGTGGCGCGTCGACGCTCGGCAGGTTCTCGTCGCCGAGCTGGACGACGCAGCCCTGGAACCTCGAGGGACGCGCGCCGAACGTGTCGGTAGCGACACCGGCCGCGCAGAGATACCAGGCGGGAATCCCTGTGCCGCCGGCCGTCCCAGTTACCAGCGCCGGCAGAAGCGCACAGCGGCGCGTCCGCGAAGACCCCGAGTACGGGCACGTGTCAAAAGTGCTGCCACCGCGACACCCGGCAGGAGGCTAG
- a CDS encoding AAA family ATPase, with protein sequence MRFTSLSIENFKAIQKFQVSDLTDFILIAGPNGCGKSCVFDSIRLLKSVYGGYELNEWTRWFGEFQIDLNNPDQIIRLFRDPGIPIEISAAVQLSPSEIEFLESNAETIVAPLAWASVTGQPITASNFSQLAFATQFRHFGSQAEQEIVNLAASLREGLTADTQQLALTIQPNLGLFPAPSTVMEIVFQTYMPDRLGVIEYHSASRTYQRESIGGVNLDTREVTTQRRQHMLYDWQQKYSNIKNQLAATFVREAIARTAGVESNVSDLNETLKELFQTFFPDKEYLGVQPDPKGTLSFPVRTRGGQEHDINDLSSGEKEVLYGYLSLRNSTPLHSTLLLDEPELHLNPGLLRGFPDFYHKNLGKARDNQLWLVTHSDTLLRQAVGNSNYSAFHMTSADQRPITENQAIQVLAYDELERATIDLVGDLAMYRPQGKVVLFEGGGDTDTDVRITERLFPVFAKSVNLVSGGSKQRVRDLYEVLSSTAEQVGMASRFFAITDKDSSPWETPPAGARQLNWDVYHIENYLLDPKYVREAVAALADNPRFVTDDEVLDALREAAQEVLPELVTVELRKRVNNQIVRSINLGGDPLAADAAAALIDSVTATFDRLTELQQSVDLAYLEAEAAAINDRLTEAMTNGEWLKEFPGRSILQRFVHKELAGKATYEGFRNLVVDQMVDDGYEPAGMRQVIDVIIASDPIAPLHSRI encoded by the coding sequence GTGCGGTTCACAAGTCTTTCAATCGAGAATTTCAAAGCGATTCAGAAATTCCAAGTTAGCGACCTCACGGATTTCATTCTGATCGCGGGACCAAACGGTTGTGGTAAATCCTGTGTATTTGACTCAATACGCTTGCTGAAATCTGTCTACGGCGGTTACGAACTGAACGAATGGACCAGATGGTTTGGCGAATTTCAAATCGATCTTAACAATCCTGATCAGATCATCCGACTATTCCGCGACCCCGGCATTCCCATTGAAATTTCCGCAGCTGTGCAGCTTAGCCCTTCAGAGATTGAATTTCTGGAATCTAACGCTGAAACTATAGTTGCCCCCCTAGCGTGGGCATCTGTTACAGGACAGCCGATCACCGCATCAAACTTTTCACAGCTCGCATTTGCGACACAATTTCGCCATTTTGGCAGTCAGGCCGAGCAAGAAATCGTCAACCTCGCGGCATCGCTGCGGGAAGGGCTTACCGCAGACACCCAGCAACTTGCATTGACAATTCAGCCTAATTTGGGCCTGTTTCCAGCGCCAAGCACTGTTATGGAAATCGTATTCCAAACATACATGCCAGACCGCCTAGGTGTTATCGAATATCACTCAGCGTCACGGACCTATCAACGAGAAAGTATTGGCGGTGTTAACTTAGATACACGCGAAGTAACGACACAACGTCGACAACATATGTTGTACGACTGGCAACAGAAGTATTCAAATATAAAGAACCAGTTGGCAGCCACTTTTGTTCGTGAAGCAATAGCGCGAACGGCTGGTGTGGAATCTAACGTTTCAGACCTAAATGAGACCCTGAAAGAACTATTTCAAACGTTCTTCCCGGACAAAGAGTACCTAGGGGTGCAACCCGATCCGAAAGGAACATTGAGTTTCCCCGTACGTACGAGGGGAGGGCAGGAACACGACATTAACGATCTTAGCTCGGGAGAGAAAGAGGTTCTATATGGCTACTTATCACTTCGAAACTCGACTCCCCTGCACTCCACGTTGTTGTTGGACGAACCAGAGCTGCACCTAAATCCTGGACTGTTGCGCGGCTTTCCAGACTTCTACCACAAGAATTTGGGCAAAGCGCGGGATAACCAATTGTGGCTAGTAACGCATTCAGATACATTGCTTCGACAGGCTGTTGGCAATTCTAATTACAGCGCGTTTCACATGACGAGCGCTGATCAACGGCCTATAACTGAGAACCAAGCAATCCAAGTCCTCGCTTATGACGAACTTGAGCGGGCGACAATTGACCTGGTAGGCGATCTCGCAATGTATCGACCTCAAGGAAAGGTAGTGCTTTTCGAGGGAGGAGGTGATACTGACACAGACGTTCGTATCACCGAGCGGTTATTCCCCGTATTCGCTAAGAGCGTTAACCTGGTAAGCGGCGGATCGAAACAAAGAGTTCGAGATCTCTACGAGGTGTTGTCGTCTACTGCTGAACAGGTCGGGATGGCGAGCCGCTTTTTTGCTATTACGGACAAGGATTCATCGCCATGGGAAACTCCACCAGCAGGAGCACGACAGTTAAATTGGGATGTCTACCATATCGAAAATTATCTGCTCGATCCCAAGTACGTGCGCGAAGCGGTCGCTGCGCTAGCGGACAATCCGCGGTTCGTTACTGACGATGAGGTCTTGGATGCGCTCCGCGAAGCTGCTCAGGAGGTCTTACCAGAACTGGTGACGGTCGAGCTTAGGAAGCGCGTAAACAACCAGATCGTCAGATCGATAAATTTGGGCGGAGATCCTCTCGCGGCCGACGCGGCAGCTGCGTTGATCGATTCGGTTACTGCAACTTTCGATAGGCTAACGGAACTCCAACAATCGGTCGACCTAGCATATCTCGAGGCGGAAGCTGCCGCTATTAACGACCGCTTGACAGAGGCGATGACGAACGGCGAATGGTTGAAGGAATTTCCGGGCCGGTCGATTCTGCAGCGCTTCGTCCACAAAGAACTCGCGGGCAAGGCCACGTATGAAGGATTTCGTAATCTCGTAGTTGACCAGATGGTGGACGATGGTTATGAACCCGCCGGTATGCGACAGGTCATAGATGTGATCATTGCGTCTGACCCAATCGCTCCTTTGCATTCTCGTATCTAA
- a CDS encoding DUF7427 family protein: protein MWDALCPPDEMLSDASRRYAKTHPLLTYWVIGTVVLHLIGRLPHAVDPIHLVGEGFRWTSLRFHLRSTRPACTPARARAR, encoded by the coding sequence GTGTGGGATGCGCTGTGCCCGCCCGATGAGATGTTGTCGGACGCCAGCCGCCGCTACGCCAAAACGCATCCGCTGCTCACCTATTGGGTGATCGGCACGGTGGTGCTGCACCTGATCGGCCGGCTGCCCCACGCCGTCGACCCGATACATCTGGTCGGGGAGGGGTTTCGATGGACTTCGCTGCGCTTCCACCTGAGATCAACTCGGCCCGCATGTACGCCGGCCCGGGCCCGGGCTCGCTAA
- a CDS encoding DUF732 domain-containing protein: MASIGLRWGTDQQLINAGESTCAEIRNGQSRARSIQVVYRALKRVTLDQATAAVDFAIKDLCPDAPAR; the protein is encoded by the coding sequence ATGGCCAGCATCGGACTGCGGTGGGGCACCGATCAGCAGCTCATCAATGCTGGTGAGAGCACATGCGCCGAGATTCGTAATGGGCAGTCGCGTGCACGCAGCATACAAGTTGTATACAGGGCCCTAAAGAGGGTGACCCTGGATCAGGCCACGGCCGCAGTAGATTTCGCCATAAAAGACCTGTGCCCGGACGCGCCAGCGAGATGA
- a CDS encoding DUF732 domain-containing protein encodes MIQKLPQVALTAAALGAAFGLALAQPVATAQPFSATDKQYLAALRHGGLCCPNQPDVPVWYESPELAINTGKLVAESFARAPTYQQFKLLQGVVGEQSLNRGAHPLDFHEAGKVVIIAIRYYAGLDAECKLMKQMGGAMGEAPYWYGPVTYSGGLAVQPGCINFEK; translated from the coding sequence ATGATCCAAAAGCTGCCGCAGGTTGCCCTCACCGCGGCAGCATTGGGTGCCGCATTTGGCCTCGCCCTGGCTCAACCGGTGGCTACTGCCCAGCCATTTTCTGCCACTGACAAGCAGTACCTTGCCGCCCTGCGGCACGGCGGTCTCTGTTGCCCAAATCAGCCGGACGTCCCCGTGTGGTATGAATCGCCAGAACTTGCGATAAACACCGGCAAGCTCGTTGCGGAGTCATTTGCCAGGGCACCCACTTATCAGCAGTTCAAGCTCTTGCAGGGCGTAGTGGGGGAGCAGTCTCTTAATCGTGGTGCCCATCCTCTGGACTTTCACGAAGCGGGGAAGGTCGTGATCATAGCTATCCGCTACTACGCGGGGCTTGACGCTGAGTGCAAGCTGATGAAGCAGATGGGCGGTGCCATGGGGGAGGCACCGTACTGGTACGGGCCTGTCACCTACTCGGGTGGCTTAGCGGTGCAGCCAGGCTGCATCAATTTCGAGAAGTAG